The proteins below are encoded in one region of Xenopus laevis strain J_2021 chromosome 8L, Xenopus_laevis_v10.1, whole genome shotgun sequence:
- the LOC121397342 gene encoding Fc receptor-like protein 2: MTIICSLKTDSNRNNTGMTFAFHKNGHVVQEFGSNNTYHISSPTPKDSGNYTCDVKTQFSATRKTTKHVKVQELFSDPELKVNHYPVAEGANVTITCSSYSSYSSAVLQFAFHRNGKHVKEFGSSEKYRIDNIHRNDSGNYTCEVRTRDDKVKKMSQMLSIHVQGKSVLKNIISLFFNGNCGRLIMKVMEA, encoded by the exons ATGACCATAATATGCTCACTGAAGACTGACTCGAACAGAAATAATACAGGAATGACATTTGCTTTCCATAAAAATGGACACGTTGTGCAGGAATTTGGATCAAACAATACATATCACATTTCCTCACCGACTccaaaggattctgggaattatacctgtGATGTAAAAACTCAATTCAGTGCCACAAGGAAAACAACTAAGCATGTAAAGGTACAAG AATTGTTCTCTGACCCTGAACTAAAAGTGAACCATTATCCAGTGGCAGAAGGTGCCAATGTGACAATAACATGTAGCAGTTACAGCTCCTATAGTTCAGCGGTGCTGCAGTTTGCTTTCCACAGAAATGGGAAACATGTAAAGGAATTCGGTTCATCCGAGAAATACCGGATTGACAATATTCACCGGAAtgattctgggaattatacctgtGAAGTGAGAACAAGAGATGACAAGGTCAAGAAAATGAGCCAGATGCTCAGCATTCACGTACAAGGTAAATCAGTACTAAagaatattatttcattatttt tcaatgggaactgtggGAGACTGATCATGAAAGTGATGGAAGCCTGA